A DNA window from Drosophila pseudoobscura strain MV-25-SWS-2005 chromosome 2, UCI_Dpse_MV25, whole genome shotgun sequence contains the following coding sequences:
- the Or83c gene encoding putative odorant receptor 83c, translating to MSSPVAVNPAKRFRQLTKNINIWTNLLGVDVLAPKVKFNYRTWTTTFAIVNYTGFTIFSMVDNGGDWRVSLKASLMMGGLFHGLGKFLTCLLKQRTMKRLTFFACNIYEEYEGKSEVHYRTLDMNIDRLLGLMRGIRNGYMATFLLMTILPMAMLLYDGTRVTVMQYQIPGLPLENNVCYSITYLIQLVTIGVAGCGFYAGDLFVLLGLSQIFAFADILQLKVDDLNAALDRKSEARALVSLGATITGEERRQELLLDLIKWHQLFTNYCHTVNELYHDLIATQVLSMAVAVMLSFCIILTSFHMPSAIYFLVSAYSMSVYCVLGTKIEFAYDQVYESICSVSWQELSCDQRKLVGPMMREAQNPQSIKLLGILPLSVRTALQIIKLIYSLSMMMMQNRT from the exons ATGAGCAGTCCTGTGGCAGTGAATCCAGCCAAGCGCTTTCGGCAGCTAACCAAAAACATTAACATCTGGACCAATCTCTTGGGGGTTGATGTTCTGGCCCCTAAAGTGAAGTTCAATTACCGCACCTGGACCACAACCTTTGCAATTGTCAACTACACAGGCTTCACAATCTTTTCGATGGTCGACAATGGCGGCGACTGGCGAGTGAGCCTGAAAGCCAGTCTGATGATGGGAGGCCTGTTCCATGGCTTGGGAAAGTTCTTAACTTGTCTGCTGAAGCAGCGGACCATGAAGAGACTCACCTTTTTTGCCTGCAACATATATGAAGAGTACGAGGGAAAGTCAGAAGTACATTATCGAACGCTGGACATGAACATCGATCGATTGCTGGGCTTAATGCGAGGCATACGCAACGGATACATGGCCACGTTTTTGCTAATGACGATCCTTCCTATGGCAATGCTCCTGTATGATGGCACTCGGGTCACTGTGATGCAGTACCAAATCCCTGGGCTGCCGCTGGAGAACAACGTCTGCTACTCGATCACCTATCTCATTCAGTTGGTGACAATCGGTGTCGCCGGCTGCGGTTTCTATGCCGGCGACCTGTTTGTCCTTCTTGGTCTCTCTCAAATCTTTGCGTTTGCGGACATTTTACAGCTCAAGGTTGACGACCTTAACGCTGCTCTGGACCGCAAGTCCGAGGCCAGAGCTCTGGTTAGTCTGGGTGCCACCATAACAGGAGAGGAGCGGCGACAGGAGCTGCTTTTAGATTTGATCAAGTGGCATCAGCTATTCACGAA CTACTGCCACACCGTGAATGAACTCTACCATGATCTGATTGCCACTCAGGTGCTGTCGATGGCCGTGGCGGTGATGCTCAGCTTCTGCATCATACTGACTAGTTTTCACATGCCATCggcaatatattttttggtgtcAGCCTACAGCATGTCTGTCTATTGCGTTTTGGGCACCAAAATTGAATTCGCA TACGACCAGGTCTACGAGAGCATCTGCAGTGTGTCCTGGCAGGAGCTGAGCTGCGACCAACGCAAACTAGTGGGACCGATGATGCGGGAGGCACAGAATCCGCAAAGTATTAAACTTCTTGGCATCCTGCCGCTGTCCGTGAGAACCGCTCTGCAG ATAATAAAACTCATTTACAGCCTgtccatgatgatgatgcagaATCGCACTTAG
- the LOC4801918 gene encoding uncharacterized protein translates to MDLNDEDNVVQPHHARIIRLPNDPSMVAVHELYKTSVNTLRLQSEQNREVFAEAFIEGSLDTLANLCVKALAKRGIRNVPLIVAERPELMRVLYDALDVELPLTDCYFIDDQRYWQRVVFAKCPDKKLRRKSWHEYDWRAKGLSLKYVELVESCPAAFWPETQMAELAALIQEYVTAIHIKRLQALPDTVFAKYDLSEGEIDVSSESSEEEPISSDEPDTDEDMGEDEGEEEEEVVEKPVRKPIVRTSESEPKKDSSAVLEKPVLQQTPRTSETEKNTHTSVAIDSKRKTAFLGNTNPASSASPSTSQESFDETAERRRARHFRNAARQQLRDLAAEKYAKHLERRLKREKMLEEFRRTVEQAKKKKKNKAIKGVFDIPVEPEPSDHEDQITDMRNRGLLLRHHKRFNYPTELCHHIDLGFVRFFENLTSFTLEFLGTPDTNHEHFKSYQLKFSYDDMTHLAKGLLHLKQLQIFRLRNSLMDSRHLGILARALRFMDSLEEIDFGYDQMQDDCSNALQIMMDRTTMFKTLQLEYNRLGVDSMDVIGMALAHHKGEDDFLEYLGLAHNPLCDNALGKLFHWIHGTGHVHSLNINGIDGKTSMASIGRIIGILLRSHNPLRRLEMAAIPLGPAVGLTLIRALEQNRKILYFDCRECDLDSDQEFQVDIIVRRNNYWVKNPPIDEICDLIKNRKHPLIENVQSDYRKYKECFVSRPSLPRSRISSIKEVVEEKEEEEYDIWAILGITTRQTVRIEIESSETSEVLEEPFVYEPNKFNLGEFRELVDLPGPSNRFFYFKKNRMK, encoded by the coding sequence ATGGACTTGAACGACGAAGATAATGTCGTACAGCCGCATCATGCGCGGATCATACGCCTTCCCAATGATCCGTCAATGGTGGCAGTGCATGAGCTTTACAAGACTTCGGTGAATACCCTACGCCTTCAGAGTGAACAGAATCGGGAGGTCTTCGCGGAGGCCTTCATAGAAGGTTCGTTGGATACTTTGGCCAACCTGTGCGTAAAGGCGTTGGCCAAACGGGGTATCAGGAACGTTCCACTAATTGTGGCGGAGAGACCAGAATTGATGCGAGTTCTTTACGATGCACTGGACGTGGAATTGCCGCTGACTGATTGCTACTTTATCGATGACCAGCGCTACTGGCAACGTGTTGTGTTCGCCAAATGCCCGGACAAGAAGCTGCGCAGGAAGAGCTGGCACGAGTACGATTGGAGAGCCAAAGGACTGAGTCTCAAGTACGTGGAGCTGGTGGAGAGCTGCCCAGCAGCGTTCTGGCCAGAGACGCAGATGGCCGAGCTGGCTGCTTTGATCCAAGAATATGTGACAGCCATACACATAAAGAGACTGCAGGCGCTGCCGGACACGGTGTTCGCCAAGTACGATCTGAGCGAGGGGGAAATAGATGTTTCCTCTGAGTCATCAGAGGAGGAACCTATATCCAGCGACGAACCTGATACGGATGAGGATATGGGCGAGGACGAGGGTGAAGAGGAGGAAGAAGTCGTGGAGAAGCCTGTGCGAAAGCCCATTGTCCGTACAAGTGAATCTGAGCCAAAGAAGGACTCCTCTGCAGTCTTGGAGAAACCTGTCTTACAGCAGACCCCCCGTACAAGTGAAACtgagaaaaacacacacacctctGTTGCAATTGATTCTAAGAGAAAGACGGCCTTTTTGGGAAACACAAACccagcatcatcagcatcgcCGTCAACATCTCAGGAGAGCTTTGACGAGACTGCAGAGCGGCGCAGAGCGCGTCATTTCCGCAACGCAGCACGCCAACAGCTGCGGGACTTGGCTGCCGAGAAATATGCCAAACACCTAGAGCGTCGCCTCAAAAGAGAGAAGATGCTAGAAGAGTTCAGGCGCACAGTTGAGcaagcaaagaaaaagaaaaaaaataaagcaataaaGGGTGTCTTCGACATTCCCGTCGAGCCGGAGCCATCCGATCACGAAGACCAAATAACCGACATGCGCAACAGGGGACTGTTGTTGCGCCACCATAAGCGATTCAACTATCCCACGGAGCTGTGTCACCACATTGATCTGGGCTTTGTGCGCTTCTTTGAGAACCTGACCTCGTTCACATTGGAGTTCCTGGGCACACCGGACACCAATCACGAACATTTTAAAAGTTACCAATTGAAATTCTCATACGACGACATGACGCACCTGGCCAAGGGTTTGTTGCACCTAAAGCAGCTCCAGATCTTTCGACTGCGCAACAGTCTCATGGACAGCCGACATCTAGGCATTCTGGCGCGTGCTCTTCGGTTCATGGACTCGCTGGAAGAGATCGACTTTGGGTACGACCAAATGCAGGATGACTGCAGTAATGCCCTGCAAATAATGATGGATCGCACAACGATGTTCAAGACATTACAACTGGAATACAACCGTCTTGGCGTGGATAGCATGGATGTGATCGGCATGGCTCTGGCGCATCACAAGGGTGAAGATGATTTCCTGGAGTACCTAGGGCTGGCCCACAATCCCCTCTGCGACAATGCCCTGGGAAAACTCTTTCACTGGATCCATGGCACCGGCCACGTGCATTCCCTCAACATTAATGGCATAGATGGGAAAACAAGTATGGCGTCTATTGGTAGAATCATTGGGATCCTGCTGCGTAGCCATAATCCTCTGCGTCGCCTGGAAATGGCGGCGATACCCCTTGGTCCCGCAGTAGGACTAACCCTCATACGAGCCCTAGAGCAAAACAGAAAGATTCTATATTTCGACTGTCGCGAATGCGATCTAGACTCGGACCAAGAATTCCAAGTGGACATCATAGTACGACGCAACAATTACTGGGTAAAAAACCCGCCCATCGACGAGATATGTGATTTGATTAAAAATCGAAAGCATCCTTTAATCGAAAATGTGCAGAGCGATTATAGGAAATACAAGGAGTGCTTCGTTTCTAGACCTTCATTGCCCAGAAGCAGGATTTCGTCCATCAAAGAGGTGGTCGAGGaaaaggaagaggaggagtaCGACATCTGGGCCATACTGGGCATAACAACCCGCCAAACTGTTCGAATAGAGATAGAATCCAGCGAAACCTCCGAGGTATTAGAGGAGCCCTTCGTCTATGAACccaacaaatttaatttgggTGAATTTCGCGAACTTGTCGATTTGCCAGGACCATCCAATCGTTTTTTCTATTTTAAGAAAAACAGAATGAAGTAA